The following are encoded together in the Anoplopoma fimbria isolate UVic2021 breed Golden Eagle Sablefish chromosome 9, Afim_UVic_2022, whole genome shotgun sequence genome:
- the ppa2 gene encoding inorganic pyrophosphatase 2, mitochondrial, with product MRPLLPRCSLASLATVFGSISASRNKLVTQTAAVPPLLYFRNTMHYQTEERGRPHSPDYRIYFKTSEGKYISPFHDISLIAETEQDKDVPTKKPKKNESEVLFNMVVEVPRWSNAKMEIATKEPLNPIKQDVKKGKLRYVANIFPHKGYIWNYGALPQTWEDPDHTDKETKCCGDNDPIDVCEIGTQVCFPGQVIQVKVLGILAMIDEGEMDWKVIAINAKDPDAKNLNNIEDVRKSRPGHLEATVDWFRKYKVPDGKPENQFGFKGQFKDKDFAVEIIKSTHEHWRALVQKQTNSAGIECKNISCYESPSKCSADEARDVVKSAPAFDSAHPVSPDVDKWHFV from the exons ATGAGACCGCTGCTGCCGCGCTGCTCGCTCGCTTCACTGGCGACAGTTTTCGGCTCAATTTCCGCTTCTCGAAACAAGCTggtgacacaaacagcagcgGTCCCTCCTCTGCTTTATTTCAGAAACACGATGCACTACCAGACGGAGGAGAGAGGACGGCCTCATTCTCCCGACTACCGGATTTATTTTA aAACATCTGAAGGCAAATACATTTCACCATTCCACGACATCTCACTCATAGCAGAGACGGAACAG gaCAAGGATGTTCCAACTAAAAAGCCCAAGAAGAATGAAAGTGAG GTGCTCTTTAACATGGTAGTGGAGGTGCCTCGATGGTCAAATGCTAAAATGGAG ATTGCAACTAAGGAACCGCTGAACCCGATCAAACAAGATGTAAAGAAAGGGAAGCTCCGGTATGTTGCCAACATATTCCCCCATAAAGGTTACATTTGGAATTATGGGGCGCTCCCACAG ACATGGGAGGACCCAGACCatacagacaaagagacaaagtgtTGTGGTGACAATGATCCCATTGACGTTTGTGAGATCGGCACCCAG GTGTGCTTTCCAGGTCAGGTGATCCAAGTGAAAGTGCTTGGCATCTTGGCCATGATCGACGAGGGGGAAATGGACTGGAAGGTCATCGCTATCAATGCTAAGGACCCAGATGCAAAAAACCTGAATA ACATAGAGGATGTCCGTAAGAGCCGGCCTGGTCATTTAGAGGCCACTGTCGACTGGTTTAGGAAATACAAGGTGCCTGATGGAAAGCCTGAGAACCAATTTGGGTTCAAAGGACAATTCAAAGACAAG GACTTTGCAGTGGAGATCATTAAGTCCACTCATGAGCACTGGAGGGCACTAGTGCAGAAGCAGACAAACAGCGCAGGGATTGAATG CAAAAATATCTCCTGCTATGAGAGTCCTTCTAAATGCAGTGCAGATGAGGCCAGAGATGTGGTGAAATCG GCTCCTGCATTCGACAGCGCACATCCAGTTTCCCCAGATG TGGACAAGTGGCATTTTGTCTGA